One region of Hymenobacter sediminicola genomic DNA includes:
- a CDS encoding D-2-hydroxyacid dehydrogenase, giving the protein MQLFVFTTLHDTARQLLRSQLPAEVQPVFRQELPADDQQPAFQRADVLLGNPPLEWFAAGPPSGLRFWQIDSAGIERYQDINVSFPVANVGDFFAWPCAETIVAGILGWYRHIPELAVLQSRREWVGAPIRSRVGLLRNKRVIILGSGAIGQAVAEQLAGFRCYIRFLARTDPKAQLHSTEELLAALPETDVVVNCLPGSAENFFSAELVQALPAHSLYASIGRGNTTDEPALVAALQAGQLAGAVLDVTAQEPLPTDHPFWQMPNVLLTQHSGGGQPHEDEGKVKILLRNLQHLLRQEPLENVVTLKKGY; this is encoded by the coding sequence ATGCAGCTTTTCGTTTTTACCACTCTTCACGACACCGCGCGGCAGCTGCTGCGCAGCCAACTACCGGCCGAAGTACAGCCGGTATTCCGGCAGGAACTTCCTGCTGATGACCAGCAACCTGCTTTCCAGCGTGCAGACGTGCTATTGGGTAACCCACCTCTGGAATGGTTTGCCGCCGGCCCGCCTTCCGGCCTCCGGTTCTGGCAGATTGATTCGGCCGGCATCGAGCGGTACCAGGATATAAACGTCAGCTTTCCGGTGGCCAACGTCGGCGACTTTTTTGCGTGGCCCTGCGCCGAAACCATTGTAGCGGGCATTCTGGGTTGGTATCGGCATATTCCGGAGCTGGCCGTGCTGCAAAGCCGCCGCGAATGGGTGGGCGCACCAATTCGGAGCCGCGTGGGGCTGTTACGCAACAAACGGGTGATAATTCTGGGTAGTGGCGCTATTGGGCAGGCCGTGGCCGAGCAGCTGGCTGGCTTCCGCTGCTACATCAGGTTCTTGGCCCGCACTGACCCTAAGGCGCAGCTGCATTCTACAGAAGAGCTGCTAGCTGCGCTGCCCGAAACCGACGTGGTAGTAAACTGCTTGCCAGGCAGCGCCGAAAACTTCTTTTCTGCCGAACTGGTGCAGGCGCTGCCCGCACACAGCCTGTATGCCAGCATCGGGCGCGGTAACACCACCGACGAGCCGGCCCTGGTAGCGGCGCTGCAGGCCGGCCAACTGGCCGGCGCAGTCCTTGACGTAACGGCCCAGGAGCCGCTACCGACTGACCATCCTTTTTGGCAGATGCCCAACGTGCTGCTCACCCAGCATAGCGGCGGTGGCCAGCCTCACGAAGACGAAGGCAAGGTAAAAATCCTGCTGCGCAACCTCCAGCACTTACTACGACAGGAGCCCCTGGAAAACGTAGTGACGCTAAAGAAGGGGTATTGA
- a CDS encoding GreA/GreB family elongation factor, whose protein sequence is MSRAFTKEDDSLEAPIVPSRAPLPAGTPNYVTPQGLEQLRAELTALETGRARAESNRENEADRTRQLTIYNARISALNDRIASARLVDPRTQPPTEVRFGATVMLRTRSGGISGAERRFTIVGVDEASVADGKIAFTAPIARVIQGCQLGQIVSLRLGPKEETVEIAEICYEGV, encoded by the coding sequence ATGAGTCGCGCATTTACCAAAGAAGACGATTCGCTGGAGGCGCCGATTGTGCCTTCACGTGCCCCCTTGCCTGCGGGCACTCCCAACTATGTTACGCCGCAGGGCCTGGAGCAGCTACGTGCCGAATTGACTGCCTTAGAAACCGGACGCGCCCGTGCCGAGTCGAACCGCGAAAACGAAGCTGACCGCACCCGGCAGCTGACTATCTACAATGCCCGCATCAGTGCCCTGAATGACCGTATTGCCAGTGCCCGGCTAGTAGACCCCCGCACCCAGCCTCCAACGGAAGTGCGTTTTGGTGCTACCGTTATGCTGCGCACCCGTAGCGGCGGCATATCAGGAGCAGAGCGGCGCTTCACTATTGTGGGGGTTGATGAGGCATCGGTGGCGGACGGCAAAATAGCCTTCACTGCGCCTATAGCGCGCGTAATACAGGGCTGCCAGCTGGGCCAGATTGTGTCGTTGCGGCTGGGCCCGAAGGAGGAAACGGTAGAAATAGCCGAAATCTGCTACGAAGGCGTTTGA
- a CDS encoding 1-phosphofructokinase family hexose kinase, protein MQYIVTLTLNPTVDKSTTADQIVPDQKLRCATPKFEPGGGGINVSRALKRLGADSVAVFPAGGPTGTLLRELLAQEQIQQMPVETVSRTRENFIVVDASNGQQYRFGMPGTELSMEEQQQVLTTLRSLPAKPDFLVISGSLPPGVEPDFLVRVVHAAKEMGIKVVVDTSGPALQQVLNEGVYLAKPNVGELSKMAGVDELDNEAVAAFAQKLVQGGNCDILVVSLGPQGACVVTKDSVDHIPAPAVRKRSTVGAGDSMVAGLVYGLSTGLSIRETGRLGVACGTAATMNPGTELFKKADVEKLYRWLLQSMPMAA, encoded by the coding sequence ATGCAGTACATCGTCACGCTCACGCTCAACCCAACCGTTGATAAGAGTACCACGGCCGACCAGATTGTTCCGGACCAGAAGCTACGGTGCGCAACGCCCAAATTCGAGCCGGGTGGGGGCGGCATCAACGTATCGAGGGCACTGAAGCGGCTAGGCGCCGACTCGGTGGCGGTGTTTCCCGCGGGCGGGCCTACTGGCACGCTGCTACGCGAGCTGCTGGCCCAGGAGCAGATTCAGCAGATGCCTGTGGAAACGGTGAGCCGCACCCGCGAGAATTTTATCGTGGTAGATGCCTCCAACGGCCAGCAGTACCGCTTTGGGATGCCAGGCACAGAACTGTCCATGGAAGAGCAGCAACAGGTGCTAACGACCCTCAGGAGCCTACCGGCCAAGCCCGATTTCCTGGTGATTAGCGGAAGCCTGCCGCCCGGTGTAGAGCCCGATTTCCTGGTGCGCGTCGTGCATGCGGCCAAGGAAATGGGTATCAAGGTAGTCGTCGATACATCAGGGCCGGCGCTGCAGCAGGTGCTGAACGAAGGCGTGTATCTGGCCAAACCAAACGTGGGAGAGCTGAGTAAGATGGCGGGCGTGGATGAGCTGGACAACGAAGCGGTGGCGGCATTTGCGCAAAAGCTGGTGCAGGGCGGCAACTGCGACATTCTGGTTGTGTCGCTCGGGCCCCAGGGTGCCTGTGTCGTCACCAAAGATTCCGTAGACCATATTCCGGCCCCCGCCGTGCGAAAGCGTAGTACCGTGGGGGCCGGCGACAGTATGGTGGCGGGTTTAGTCTACGGGCTGTCTACGGGCCTCTCGATACGCGAAACGGGCCGTCTGGGCGTAGCGTGCGGTACGGCCGCTACCATGAACCCCGGCACAGAACTGTTCAAAAAGGCCGACGTGGAAAAGCTCTACCGCTGGCTGCTGCAGTCTATGCCTATGGCGGCCTGA
- a CDS encoding DUF72 domain-containing protein → MPAIYIGCSGFSYRDWKGVLYPEGLPPRKWFAYYCTQFNTLEVNVTFYRMPELKVFEGWYAQSPPDFRFAVKAPRQVTHYKKFNAEAAPILSDFYGTVREGLKEKLGPVLFQLPPKAAYTEELLDRILELLDPAFHNVLEFRHPSWWDGEIFRTLARHGISFCGQSYPAPLPDDVIVNTPQVYYRFHGVPVLYTSAYSEEFLQRVAQEIQAEPSVKEVYVYFNNGIGGAGVLNARQLQKFLP, encoded by the coding sequence ATGCCTGCTATCTACATCGGTTGCTCCGGCTTTTCTTACCGCGACTGGAAGGGCGTGCTATACCCGGAAGGCCTGCCGCCGCGCAAGTGGTTTGCGTACTACTGCACCCAGTTCAACACCTTGGAAGTAAACGTGACCTTCTACCGGATGCCGGAGCTGAAGGTGTTTGAGGGCTGGTATGCGCAAAGCCCGCCCGACTTCCGGTTTGCTGTGAAAGCGCCGCGCCAGGTAACGCACTACAAGAAATTCAACGCCGAGGCCGCCCCTATACTCTCCGATTTCTACGGCACCGTGCGGGAAGGCCTGAAAGAGAAGCTGGGGCCCGTGCTGTTTCAGCTGCCACCCAAAGCAGCCTACACAGAAGAGTTGCTGGACCGTATTCTGGAACTACTGGACCCAGCGTTTCACAACGTGCTGGAGTTTCGGCATCCGAGCTGGTGGGATGGGGAAATATTCCGGACGCTGGCGCGCCATGGCATTAGCTTCTGCGGGCAAAGCTACCCAGCCCCGCTACCCGACGACGTAATAGTCAATACGCCGCAGGTATACTACCGCTTTCATGGCGTGCCGGTGCTCTACACCTCTGCTTACAGCGAGGAGTTTCTGCAGCGAGTAGCCCAGGAAATTCAGGCTGAGCCAAGCGTAAAAGAAGTGTATGTGTACTTCAACAACGGTATTGGCGGAGCAGGCGTGCTAAATGCCCGGCAACTGCAGAAATTCCTCCCATAG
- a CDS encoding gliding motility-associated C-terminal domain-containing protein: protein MPATLLRICLLTLLWLVAGLRTTTATHLVGGELSYVYLDARGTTANPYRYQITARVYFNKEVGSAAPNGSATLPITVFSKEANPRQLVQVNVGRRSFSEITPALLPGCTERAPRVTLAIYVTTVSLPAISQGYLATIISRNRNAGIANLAYSEGSAMALSVDMTPPMLVNSSPVFSSNAGAVICLGDTTLVVNNAYDADGDRLSYSLATPNENVVPDAPVTYGPDFSAQAPFGPTGYAAVDARSGIARYLGTQVGTFLLAIDVREFRIINGQEALLGTVRRDIQITVRNCGGGINQPPVFTAASTVRQDFVVTEGQALDFTVTATDPDAQPLTMTVSSVLLDGAGPIDATLNGQTGTGTGSAPGIVSVAGSGTVAGIFRLQADCGLARAAPYDVVISVADQACNSKFVVAVFRITVMGVAPPAGLRGDSVLCAQALGTYTALGANFPQYRWTAQGGTIVEPATGRTVQVNWLTGGTGTVTVRGIASSGCPTDSVSRQVQVKPGPQITGAGLYCLAANRGLTYTIEGPLGAYQWSVTDGTIVSGQGTNTVLVDVVRGASAVLQVANPALTTCVTSLRISPDDACLAFFNVITPNGDGRNDVFEIQNLERHPNTQLTIFNRWGRQLYYSADYRNDYGGESTSAGMYYYLCQLADGTRYKGWFDVVR, encoded by the coding sequence ATGCCAGCTACTCTACTACGGATATGTCTACTCACGCTCCTGTGGCTGGTTGCCGGGCTCCGGACGACCACGGCCACGCATCTGGTGGGCGGTGAGTTGAGCTACGTATATCTGGATGCCAGAGGAACAACGGCCAATCCGTACCGGTATCAGATTACAGCCCGGGTCTATTTCAACAAGGAAGTTGGCTCTGCGGCTCCGAATGGCAGCGCGACTCTGCCCATCACCGTTTTCAGCAAGGAAGCCAATCCGCGGCAGCTGGTACAGGTCAATGTGGGGCGGCGCAGCTTCAGCGAGATTACGCCGGCGCTGTTGCCAGGCTGCACCGAGCGGGCACCACGCGTAACGCTGGCCATCTATGTCACCACAGTTTCGTTGCCGGCTATAAGCCAGGGCTATCTGGCCACCATAATTTCCCGCAACCGCAACGCCGGTATTGCCAATCTGGCCTATTCAGAAGGCAGTGCCATGGCGCTGTCGGTGGATATGACGCCGCCCATGCTGGTCAATTCCTCGCCCGTCTTTTCCAGCAATGCCGGCGCAGTCATCTGCCTTGGCGACACGACGCTCGTGGTGAACAATGCCTATGATGCCGACGGGGACCGGCTCAGCTACAGCCTGGCTACTCCCAATGAAAATGTAGTGCCAGACGCGCCAGTAACTTATGGCCCGGACTTTAGCGCCCAGGCTCCCTTCGGGCCCACGGGCTATGCCGCCGTCGATGCCCGTAGCGGCATTGCGCGCTACCTGGGCACGCAGGTCGGGACCTTTCTGCTCGCCATCGATGTGCGGGAGTTTCGCATAATTAATGGGCAGGAGGCGCTGCTGGGGACCGTACGCCGTGACATTCAGATTACGGTGCGCAACTGCGGCGGTGGCATCAACCAGCCGCCCGTTTTCACGGCAGCCAGCACTGTCCGCCAGGATTTTGTAGTGACCGAAGGACAGGCACTGGATTTCACCGTTACGGCTACTGATCCGGACGCACAGCCGCTGACAATGACGGTAAGCAGTGTACTACTCGATGGCGCTGGCCCAATTGATGCTACTCTGAACGGACAGACCGGCACCGGTACTGGCAGTGCGCCGGGCATCGTCAGCGTAGCTGGCTCCGGTACAGTAGCAGGCATATTCCGGCTGCAAGCTGACTGTGGGCTGGCCCGCGCTGCTCCCTACGATGTGGTTATATCGGTAGCAGACCAGGCCTGCAACAGCAAGTTTGTAGTGGCTGTCTTCCGCATCACGGTGATGGGGGTAGCGCCACCTGCCGGCCTGCGCGGCGACTCGGTGCTGTGTGCTCAGGCGCTGGGCACCTATACGGCGCTGGGGGCAAACTTTCCGCAGTACAGATGGACGGCCCAGGGCGGTACCATAGTAGAGCCAGCCACCGGCCGAACCGTGCAGGTGAACTGGCTGACCGGCGGTACAGGCACCGTCACGGTGCGCGGTATAGCATCGTCCGGTTGTCCCACCGATTCGGTGTCGCGGCAGGTGCAGGTGAAACCAGGGCCCCAAATTACAGGAGCAGGGCTGTATTGTCTGGCAGCTAATAGGGGTCTTACTTACACCATTGAGGGCCCGCTGGGTGCGTACCAGTGGTCTGTGACGGATGGCACCATTGTAAGCGGGCAGGGCACGAACACGGTGTTGGTAGATGTAGTGCGTGGGGCCAGTGCCGTACTGCAGGTAGCCAATCCGGCCCTGACGACCTGTGTTACCTCGCTGCGCATCAGCCCGGACGACGCCTGCCTGGCGTTTTTCAATGTCATCACTCCCAATGGAGACGGCCGCAATGATGTATTCGAAATTCAGAATCTGGAGCGCCACCCCAACACGCAGCTGACCATTTTCAACCGGTGGGGGCGCCAGCTCTATTATTCTGCCGACTACCGCAACGACTACGGCGGCGAAAGCACCAGCGCCGGCATGTATTACTATCTCTGCCAACTGGCCGATGGCACCCGCTACAAAGGCTGGTTTGACGTGGTGCGGTAA
- a CDS encoding ABC-F family ATP-binding cassette domain-containing protein, producing the protein MLLLQNLGYNHPNKDVLFDGLNLSIGRHQKVALIGNNGAGKSTLLQLLAGELKPTTGLIQTEAAPYYVPQHFGQFDAWTVAQALHIDAKLAALHEILDGQATEANQATLDDDWTLEERSHDALRHWGLADVNLTQRLSDLSGGQKTKIFLAGLTLHQPALVLLDEPSNHLDTAGRQLLYHYIRTTASTLLVVSHDRQLLHLLDAVCELSKRGLTLYGGKYEFYAEQKQVESNALQQDVQSRTSALRKARETEREALERKHKLDARGRKHQAKAGLPTIVLNMMRNSAENSSSRLKGIHAEKVEALAKELSELRQELPDLDKMKFGFDDSGLHRGKILFDAHGLNYRYGPHPLWPEDLSFQIVSGERLALKGLNGSGKTTLLRLLLGELEPTRGTLLRAASKVMFIDQEYSLLQPQLSVYAQAQQFNTAGLQEHEVKIRLTRFLFTSAYWDKPCGTLSGGEKMRLLLCCLHLSHHAPDLIILDEPTNNLDLQNLEILAAALHDYRGTILLVSHDELFLQQLGVERAIHLSPAPST; encoded by the coding sequence ATGCTACTACTACAAAACCTTGGGTATAATCACCCGAACAAAGACGTGCTGTTCGATGGCCTGAATCTGTCCATCGGCCGCCACCAGAAGGTTGCCCTTATTGGCAACAACGGCGCTGGCAAATCTACCTTATTGCAGCTACTAGCTGGCGAACTGAAACCAACCACCGGGCTCATACAAACTGAGGCCGCGCCCTATTATGTCCCGCAGCATTTCGGGCAGTTTGATGCCTGGACGGTGGCGCAGGCGCTGCATATCGATGCCAAGTTGGCTGCACTGCATGAAATTCTGGACGGCCAAGCCACGGAAGCCAACCAGGCTACCCTGGACGACGACTGGACACTGGAAGAACGCAGCCACGATGCCCTGCGGCACTGGGGTCTGGCCGACGTGAACCTCACCCAACGCCTCTCTGACCTCAGCGGCGGGCAGAAAACCAAGATATTCCTGGCGGGCCTCACCCTGCATCAGCCCGCGCTGGTGCTGCTCGATGAGCCCAGTAACCACCTCGATACCGCTGGCCGGCAGCTACTGTATCACTACATCCGGACTACCGCCAGCACCCTGCTGGTAGTAAGCCACGACCGGCAGCTGCTGCACCTGCTCGACGCGGTGTGTGAGCTGAGCAAGCGTGGCCTGACGCTGTACGGTGGCAAGTATGAGTTCTACGCTGAGCAAAAACAGGTGGAAAGCAACGCCTTGCAGCAAGACGTACAGAGCCGCACCTCAGCCTTGCGCAAAGCCCGCGAAACAGAGCGGGAGGCGCTGGAACGCAAGCACAAGCTCGATGCCCGGGGCCGGAAGCACCAAGCCAAGGCTGGTCTGCCCACCATTGTGCTCAACATGATGCGCAACAGCGCCGAGAATAGCTCTTCCCGCCTCAAAGGCATTCACGCCGAGAAAGTGGAGGCTCTGGCGAAGGAGCTAAGTGAGCTACGCCAAGAACTGCCCGACCTCGACAAGATGAAGTTCGGCTTCGATGACTCGGGCCTGCACCGGGGCAAAATCCTGTTTGATGCCCACGGCCTCAACTACCGCTATGGCCCACACCCGCTGTGGCCCGAAGACCTGAGCTTCCAGATTGTGAGCGGCGAGCGGCTGGCGTTGAAAGGCCTGAACGGCTCCGGCAAAACCACGCTGCTCCGGCTGTTGCTTGGGGAACTAGAACCCACCCGCGGTACCCTGCTGCGGGCGGCCAGTAAAGTAATGTTCATCGACCAGGAATATTCGTTGCTCCAGCCTCAGCTTTCGGTATACGCGCAGGCCCAGCAGTTCAACACGGCAGGCTTGCAGGAGCACGAGGTAAAGATCCGGCTGACGCGTTTCCTGTTCACATCCGCGTACTGGGACAAGCCCTGCGGCACGCTGAGTGGCGGCGAGAAGATGCGGCTGCTCCTGTGCTGCCTCCACCTCAGCCATCATGCTCCCGACCTTATTATCCTGGATGAGCCCACCAACAACCTCGACCTGCAGAACCTGGAAATCCTGGCCGCCGCCCTCCATGACTACCGTGGCACTATACTCCTGGTTTCTCACGATGAGTTGTTTCTGCAGCAACTTGGCGTGGAGCGGGCAATCCATCTAAGTCCGGCACCAAGCACCTAA
- a CDS encoding DUF4238 domain-containing protein, with protein MSTLSKKHHYIPQFYLRGFTDENGYFTVYDKQLNVFRKSRPENEFYEKHRNTTNLGGEKSVIVENMYSHLESISAITVAAIEKSTHTDKIITIENILGLKFFVETMRWRNPAMDELYNTIIPNLSIEDFGLTLHGCSEEQKVEIKARIMSEPDIHKMLRPAIAAMGLNSPKTKDDSYNGYKWNITYHDGGFPITGDFPIIFNPKSVNEGLDNELILPLSSNRTVIVSKIRKVKQLPDVFSIEKDLAMIHLAKRFVCCKRDDYLKFMINYYKVHQNKINDKFLEKMFLDLS; from the coding sequence ATGTCAACCCTATCTAAAAAGCACCACTATATCCCTCAGTTCTACTTGAGAGGGTTCACAGATGAGAATGGGTACTTCACAGTCTATGACAAACAATTAAATGTTTTTCGAAAAAGTAGACCTGAAAATGAATTTTATGAGAAACATAGAAATACGACGAATCTTGGCGGCGAAAAAAGTGTAATTGTGGAAAACATGTATTCTCACTTAGAATCTATTTCTGCAATTACAGTAGCGGCAATAGAAAAGTCAACGCATACTGACAAAATCATCACTATAGAAAATATTCTAGGGCTTAAATTTTTTGTTGAAACAATGCGGTGGCGTAATCCAGCTATGGATGAACTATATAACACTATCATACCTAATTTATCGATTGAAGATTTTGGCTTGACACTTCACGGTTGTTCAGAGGAACAAAAGGTAGAGATTAAAGCGCGAATTATGAGCGAGCCTGATATACATAAAATGCTTCGTCCCGCAATAGCAGCAATGGGCCTTAATTCGCCAAAAACAAAAGACGACAGCTATAATGGCTACAAGTGGAATATAACTTACCACGACGGAGGCTTTCCAATTACAGGTGATTTCCCAATCATATTCAACCCAAAGTCAGTAAATGAAGGTCTTGACAATGAACTCATCTTGCCTCTGTCATCAAACCGAACTGTTATTGTCTCCAAGATTCGAAAGGTGAAGCAACTTCCTGATGTATTTTCTATAGAAAAGGACCTTGCTATGATACACCTTGCAAAAAGGTTTGTGTGTTGCAAGCGTGATGACTATTTAAAATTTATGATTAATTACTACAAAGTGCACCAAAATAAAATCAACGATAAATTTTTAGAGAAAATGTTTTTAGATTTATCTTAA
- the clpB gene encoding ATP-dependent chaperone ClpB, which produces MNFNNYTIKAQEAVQKATEIAGANQQQAIETGHLLKGLFQSDENVLSFVAKKLGANLNILTPRLDALVAAYPKVSGGSPYLANETAAALQRATGYLKEFQDEYVSVEHLLLGLLSGKDAVATLMKDAGFNEKDLKAAILELRGGRKVTSQSAEDQYQSLNRYARNLNEQVRTGKMDPVIGRDEEIRRVLQILSRRTKNNPVLLGEPGVGKTAIVEGLAQRIVAGDVPENLRDKVIMSLDMGLLIAGAKYKGEFEERLKAVIKEVTDSDGQIILFIDEMHTLIGAGAGGDGAMDAANLLKPALARGELHAIGATTLKEYQKYIEKDKALERRFQAVMVDEPTVEDAISIMRGIKEKYELHHGVRITDDAVIAAVELSSRYITDRFLPDKAIDLMDEAAAKLRIELNSMPVELDEVQRRIMQLEIEREAIRREENHDREAVLNKDIADLSARRDDLKAQWENEKSALTSIQTEKENIERYKLEADQAERQGDYGRVAELRYGKIQEAEAKLKELQAQAEADKGKEGGSMLQEVVTQEDIADVVAKWTGIPVSKMLQSDREKLLNLEAELGKRVAGQSEAIAAISDAVRRSRAGLQDPKRPIGSFIFLGTTGVGKTELAKALAEYLFNDENAMVRIDMSEFQERHAVSRLIGAPPGYVGYDEGGQLTEAVRRKPYSVVLLDEIEKAHPDVFNILLQVLDDGRLTDNKGRVANFKNTIIIMTSNTGADIIQHNFKELNEYNHDEVVDRTREEVIERLKQHMRPEFLNRIDEIVMFQPLKRKEIRKIVDIQFRQIQQRLEEAGIRLAATDEVLDYLGEQGFDPTFGARPLKRVIQRLVLNELSKDILSGRVSKDAVVEAVLEDGGIRFNNVEMPAVG; this is translated from the coding sequence ATGAACTTTAATAACTATACCATCAAGGCGCAGGAGGCCGTGCAGAAGGCCACCGAAATTGCCGGCGCCAACCAGCAGCAGGCTATTGAAACCGGCCACCTGCTGAAGGGCCTGTTCCAGAGCGACGAGAACGTGCTGTCGTTTGTGGCCAAGAAGCTGGGGGCCAACCTCAACATCCTCACGCCCCGCCTCGATGCCTTGGTGGCCGCTTACCCCAAGGTGAGCGGCGGCTCGCCCTACCTCGCCAACGAAACTGCCGCCGCTTTGCAGCGCGCTACCGGCTACCTCAAGGAGTTCCAGGACGAGTACGTGTCGGTGGAGCACCTGCTGCTGGGGCTGCTCAGCGGTAAGGATGCCGTGGCGACCCTGATGAAGGACGCCGGCTTCAACGAGAAAGACCTGAAAGCAGCCATTCTGGAGCTGCGCGGGGGCCGCAAGGTCACGTCGCAGTCGGCCGAGGACCAGTACCAGAGCCTCAACCGCTACGCCCGCAACCTCAACGAGCAGGTGCGTACCGGCAAGATGGACCCGGTGATTGGTCGCGACGAGGAAATCCGCCGGGTGCTCCAGATACTGAGCCGGCGCACCAAGAACAACCCGGTGCTGCTGGGCGAGCCGGGCGTGGGCAAAACCGCCATTGTGGAGGGCCTGGCCCAGCGCATCGTGGCCGGCGACGTGCCCGAAAACCTGCGCGACAAGGTGATTATGAGCCTCGACATGGGCCTGCTCATTGCCGGGGCCAAGTACAAGGGCGAGTTTGAGGAGCGCCTTAAGGCTGTCATCAAGGAGGTAACCGACTCGGATGGGCAGATTATCCTGTTCATTGACGAGATGCACACGCTCATCGGGGCCGGCGCGGGCGGCGACGGCGCCATGGACGCGGCCAACCTGCTCAAGCCGGCCCTGGCCCGCGGCGAGCTGCACGCCATCGGGGCCACCACGCTCAAGGAGTACCAGAAGTACATTGAGAAGGACAAGGCTCTGGAGCGCCGTTTCCAGGCCGTGATGGTAGACGAGCCCACCGTGGAGGACGCCATCAGCATCATGCGCGGCATCAAGGAGAAGTACGAGCTGCACCACGGCGTGCGCATCACCGACGACGCCGTTATTGCCGCCGTGGAGCTGAGCTCGCGCTACATCACCGACCGGTTTCTGCCCGACAAGGCCATTGACCTGATGGACGAGGCCGCTGCCAAGCTGCGCATCGAGCTGAACTCCATGCCCGTGGAGCTGGATGAGGTGCAGCGCCGCATTATGCAGCTGGAAATTGAGCGCGAAGCCATCCGCCGCGAGGAAAACCACGACCGGGAAGCCGTACTCAACAAGGACATTGCCGACCTCTCAGCCCGCCGCGACGACCTGAAGGCGCAGTGGGAAAACGAGAAATCGGCCCTCACCAGCATCCAGACCGAGAAGGAGAACATTGAGCGCTACAAGCTGGAAGCCGACCAAGCCGAGCGCCAAGGCGACTACGGCCGCGTGGCCGAGCTGCGCTACGGCAAGATTCAGGAAGCCGAAGCCAAGCTGAAGGAGCTGCAGGCCCAGGCCGAAGCCGACAAAGGCAAGGAAGGCGGCTCGATGCTGCAGGAAGTAGTGACTCAGGAGGACATTGCCGACGTGGTGGCCAAGTGGACCGGCATTCCGGTGAGCAAGATGCTGCAGTCGGACCGCGAGAAGCTGCTGAACCTGGAGGCCGAGTTGGGCAAGCGCGTGGCCGGCCAATCGGAGGCCATTGCGGCTATCAGCGACGCCGTGCGCCGCTCCCGGGCCGGGCTGCAGGACCCCAAGCGGCCAATAGGATCCTTTATTTTCCTGGGCACCACCGGCGTGGGTAAAACCGAGCTGGCCAAGGCCCTGGCCGAGTACCTGTTCAACGATGAAAACGCCATGGTGCGCATCGACATGAGCGAGTTTCAGGAGCGCCACGCCGTGTCGCGCCTGATTGGGGCACCTCCCGGCTACGTGGGCTACGACGAAGGCGGCCAGCTGACTGAGGCCGTGCGCCGCAAGCCCTACTCGGTGGTGCTGCTCGACGAAATCGAAAAGGCCCACCCCGACGTGTTCAACATCCTGCTGCAGGTGCTCGACGACGGCCGCCTCACCGACAATAAGGGTCGGGTGGCGAACTTCAAGAACACCATCATCATCATGACCTCGAACACGGGGGCCGACATCATTCAGCACAATTTCAAGGAGCTGAACGAGTACAACCACGACGAAGTGGTGGACCGCACCCGCGAGGAAGTGATAGAGCGCCTCAAGCAGCACATGCGCCCCGAGTTCCTGAACCGCATCGACGAAATCGTGATGTTCCAGCCGCTCAAGCGCAAGGAAATCCGCAAGATTGTGGACATCCAGTTCCGCCAGATTCAGCAGCGCCTGGAAGAAGCCGGCATCCGCCTGGCCGCCACCGACGAGGTGCTGGACTACCTCGGCGAGCAGGGCTTCGACCCCACCTTCGGGGCGCGGCCGCTCAAGCGCGTCATCCAGCGCCTGGTACTCAATGAGCTGTCGAAGGACATTCTCTCGGGCCGCGTGAGCAAAGACGCTGTGGTGGAAGCCGTGCTGGAAGACGGCGGCATCCGTTTCAACAACGTGGAGATGCCCGCTGTGGGATAA